The proteins below come from a single Nitrospirota bacterium genomic window:
- a CDS encoding putative porin produces MKKVLSFVVSLCLLLSTAGASMAAEDIKDPILKKLVEKGVLTTQEALSITDEMKAEAKKAEEKKVKWAGSFRMRHDSQWFEKPDKADRHRERIQGRFGFTYDINEMARVGFTLGTGEKQDQVTLNQSLGDIFELKNVWLEEAYVKHNFFDKKLDVYMGKFKNPFTPYTWIVFDGDLHPEGVAVQARHELGKPSVFLNAGAFPLDELSGDSSDPWLLGIQGGMKYEEKDKFDVVVGLAHYNYSNVDHIQTGHNKYHGNTISDFRVYNATANVSLYLPLYVGLTADYVYNAAADDNNKGYLVGVTTGKKKVEQFKDWQLFTTYSRVESDATFDEFSDSDFRSGGTNNKGWTFGYKFGLGKGWAHALKYYIAENVNAQLQSDKRSLEENRIQIDLTYAFKF; encoded by the coding sequence ATGAAGAAAGTATTGTCTTTCGTGGTAAGCCTCTGTCTCCTGCTCTCGACAGCAGGGGCATCAATGGCAGCAGAGGATATTAAAGATCCTATACTCAAAAAACTGGTGGAGAAAGGTGTACTCACAACCCAGGAAGCTCTCTCGATCACAGACGAGATGAAGGCTGAAGCAAAAAAGGCCGAAGAGAAAAAAGTAAAATGGGCCGGTAGTTTCAGGATGCGGCATGATTCACAGTGGTTCGAAAAACCGGACAAGGCGGACAGGCACAGAGAGAGGATACAGGGTCGATTCGGGTTTACCTATGATATCAATGAGATGGCACGGGTCGGGTTTACGCTCGGAACAGGAGAAAAACAGGACCAGGTAACACTCAATCAATCATTAGGGGATATATTTGAGCTGAAAAATGTCTGGCTTGAGGAAGCCTATGTCAAACACAATTTCTTTGACAAAAAACTGGATGTCTATATGGGGAAATTTAAGAATCCTTTCACTCCGTATACATGGATTGTATTTGACGGCGATCTGCATCCCGAGGGGGTGGCGGTTCAGGCACGGCATGAACTCGGCAAACCCTCCGTCTTTCTCAATGCAGGAGCATTTCCTCTCGATGAGTTGAGTGGAGATTCTTCCGATCCTTGGCTTCTCGGTATTCAGGGCGGGATGAAATATGAAGAGAAAGACAAATTTGATGTGGTTGTCGGCCTTGCCCATTATAATTACTCAAACGTCGATCACATCCAGACAGGTCACAACAAATATCACGGCAATACAATCAGCGATTTCAGGGTATATAATGCAACGGCTAATGTTTCCCTGTACCTGCCGCTTTATGTCGGCCTCACAGCCGACTATGTCTATAACGCTGCTGCCGATGACAACAATAAAGGATATCTTGTAGGGGTCACGACCGGAAAGAAAAAAGTAGAGCAATTTAAGGACTGGCAGCTATTTACTACCTACAGCAGAGTTGAAAGCGATGCCACGTTTGATGAATTTTCAGACTCGGATTTCCGCAGCGGTGGCACAAACAACAAAGGCTGGACATTCGGATACAAGTTTGGACTTGGCAAGGGATGGGCGCATGCGCTCAAATATTACATTGCTGAAAATGTGAACGCTCAGCTGCAATCTGATAAGAGGTCACTGGAAGAGAACAGAATCCAGATTGACCTCACCTACGCGTTCAAATTCTAA